A single window of Rhipicephalus microplus isolate Deutch F79 chromosome 5, USDA_Rmic, whole genome shotgun sequence DNA harbors:
- the LOC119174682 gene encoding uncharacterized protein LOC119174682: MVQPGRSTSPRLSRLQPTEKSSLNFFQHWLLPLFLFLFVPHVVVCVIFFVVTYGSSLEEAFERGFQPFWYDAWTLHGLGTPQTWVFLALFIAYSGLSLLVLPGKIYYGPPTSTGHRPVYRMSGFTYYVISMALAVFILLVQDARGWSIYRTLPGVAVALTIIGYVVTLLIYIKGKLWPSPGDHGTTGSFVFDIYWGLELYPRIGQRLDVKQWTNCRFGMMLWQLLVLVCWKAQVETTGWNWAMATTALLQTVYIAKFYWWEDGYMQTIDIIVDRAGYYICWGCICFLSLMYPLTSIYMVEHSPETGFLRAGLIFVVGLVMIGLNYWTDYQRQLVRATQGKCVIWGSSPKVIKASYRDATGKQRTNLLLASGFWSLSRHVNYVFEILAALCWALPSGCSSVVPYCYVLYLCGLLVHRSYRDEEKCSTKYGHYWKQYCDLVRSQLVPYLF, from the exons ATGGTGCAACCCGGGCGAAGCACGTCTCCGCGCCTATCGC GTCTGCAGCCGACGGAGAAGTCGTCGCTCAACTTCTTCCAGCACTGGTTGCTTCCCCTGTTCCTGTTCCTCTTCGTGCCGCATGTGGTCGTGTGTGTCATATTTTTCGTGGTCACCTATGGGTCATCTCTGGAAGAAGCGTTTGAACGGGGTTTTCAGCCCTTCTGGTACGACGCCTGGACACTGCACGGATTGGGAACACCTCAGACGTGGGTGTTCCTCGCCTTGTTCATCGCGTACAGCGGCCTCTCTTTACTCGTACTTCCTGGCAAAATATACTACGGTCCACCCACGTCAACGGGTCACCGACCCGTATACCGAATGTCCGGTTTTACGTACTACGTCATCAGCATGGCGCTAGCCGTGTTCATTCTCCTCGTACAAGACGCGCGCGGCTGGTCCATTTACCGGACCCTGCCAGGAGTGGCCGTTGCCCTTACGATAATCGGCTACGTCGTTACGTTGCTAATATATATCAAGGGCAAACTGTGGCCTTCGCCAGGGGATCATGGTACGACCGGAAGCTTTGTGTTTGACATCTACTGGGGGCTGGAGCTGTACCCGCGCATAGGACAGCGCTTGGACGTCAAGCAGTGGACCAACTGCCGCTTCGGAATGATGCTGTGGCAGCTTCTGGTGCTGGTCTGCTGGAAGGCTCAGGTCGAGACGACCGGCTGGAATTGGGCCATGGCAACGACGGCTTTGTTGCAGACGGTGTACATCGCGAAGTTTTATTGGTGGGAAGACGGATACATGCAGACAATCGACATCATCGTTGACAGAGCGG GTTACTACATCTGCTGGGGATGCATCTGCTTCTTGAGCCTCATGTACCCCCTCACCAGCATCTACATGGTCGAACACAGTCCCGAGACTGGTTTTCTACGGGCCGGGCTCATATTTGTGGTGGGCCTCGTCATGATAGGACTTAATTATTGGACCGACTACCAGAGGCAGTTGGTTAGAGCAACGCAGGGAAAGTGCGTCATCTGGGGATCTTCACCGAAGGTGATCAAGGCCTCGTACCGAGACGCGACGGGAAAACAAAGAACCAACCTGCTTCTGGCTTCGGGGTTCTGGTCACTCAGCCGTCACGTGAACTACGTCTTCGAGATTCTCGCTGCGCTGTGCTGGGCGCTGCCCTCCGGATGCTCCAGCGTCGTCCCGTACTGTTACGTCCTCTACCTCTGCGGGTTGCTCGTGCACAGAAGTTATAGGGATGAGGAAAAGTGCTCGACGAAGTACGGCCACTACTGGAAGCAGTACTGCGACCTTGTGAGGAGCCAATTAGTACCTTATTTATTTTAG